The Cystobacter fuscus DSM 2262 region CGCCGACAGCGACAACGTGTATGCCAGCCATAGCGGCCAACACTCGAACGCGGGGTTCGCCAAGGTGGCCGAGTCCCTGGGTTTCATCTATGCCGGGCCGGTGACCGGTACCGTTCGCAATCGGTCCGGAGCACAGGCGGCTCGGAGCGCGCAGGATGTGAGCCAGTACAAGTGCGCGGCTCCGCGACTCATTCATGCCGCCATCCAGGCGGGAGAGTGGCCGTACAGCATGACGGAGGTCTGGTTCGAGCCCTCGAAAAGCCACGCCATCTACCCGGATCGCCACACGATCGAGTCGTGTGACAACTGCCGGAAGATCGTGCCGTTGATGCTCTGCCCAGACTAGACGGACACGCGGCCCGAGCAAGGAGTCCCGAGCGTACGGGGGCCCGTGGCTTGCTTCGCATCCCGCCATCCCTCTAGGATTTCACCCAATGTGCAGGAGGAGCCATGACCCAGAAAAATTTCGAGGAGCTGACCACCAAGTGTGGCGGAAAGTACAAGTGGTGGAACCAGAGCACCTATTGCAAGCAGGTGGCCAAAAGGCATCAAGAGGGCGTGTGTGCGGCCAGCTCCATCGTTTTCCTCTACAGCACCTTCCTGCGCGGGCATGACTTCGCTGACTCGGGGCAGGTAGAGGGTCTGGTGAAGAGCTTCAAGGAGTATCAAGACGCGCACCCGCCCCTCGAGCGCACGACTGTCCAGGAGGATGACGAAGATGAGGATGACCTGGAGATGCTCAACTTCGGTATCCACTACGACGACCCGTCCCGCCTGTTCCCCTTGATCAAGGCTCATGATGTGGGGGATTACTGGAAGTTTCGTGGACAGTGGAATGAGGAGAAGAAGAAGTACGAGAGCACGGACTCGAAAAAACATGCCAAGAAGGTGAAGAAGTTGGTGAATGGCATGTCGTCGAAGGTGATGGGCCGCCAAGAGCCGACAAATCCACCACTGAGCTTCCGGAAGCTGATTCGCTGGCGAGGCGTGGAGAATCTGGTCAACCTGCAAGACATCGAGAGCTCCTCATCTCAAGAAGAGCGCATGCCCTACGAGCGCGCTGAGTTGATGATGGATAAAGCCTCCAACAAGCAATTGAAGATCGTCCGCCGAGCCCTCCTGTTCAACTCGAAGGTGCCCTTTTCCGCCGGGCGGCTGGAACCGATCCTCTCCTATCATGGATGCTATTACGTCCATGTCACCCGGCACGCGATGGCGGCATACGTGGACCGGCGCGTGGGTAAATACAAGTACTTCGAGCCCAATGCGGGGATCGCGACATTCAATTCCGCCGAGGACCTGATGGAATTCACCTCGGCCTGGCTGAAGGATGAGTACGCGGACAGATCCTCCGTGGGGTTCTATCATTTCCTCTGAAGCGCGGTCTCTTCCGGCCGCGCACACCCGCGGCGGATTTGGACGGCCGCCTGGCCCACGCGCCACGTACAATCCCCCGCATGGATTCGCATCTGGAGTTCCTGTTCGAGGGGTTGATCGGGAAGAACACCTACTATCCGGCCCAGCTCGGCCAACCGGTGCGGGTCGAACACACCGCGAACCACGCGGTCATCGACTCCGGCCACGAGACCGACACCTTCAACCTGGTGATCAGCAAGCGACTGGGTGAAGAAGGCCCGGCGCTGGCCGAACGTATCTGCGGGGAGTTCAACGCGAGGAGGCTGCCCGCGGCGTGGTGGACCTGCGATGAACTCCGGGAAGCCCCGCTCCTGGAAGCACTCGAGCGCCACGGCTTCGTCGAGGACGAGGCCGACGTGGGGATGCTCGCGGATCTCCGTGAGCTTCCGGTGCTGAACCCGCCTGCCGGACTGGAGATCAAGCTCGTGGAGAGGCCAGAGGAGATGGAAGCCTTCGGCCGCATCATCGCCTCGCTGTTCGAGCCGCCGGACGTCTACGTCCTGCCCTTCTACGAGAAGGTGGCCCGGCTGGGACGGCTCGCGGAGCGTCCACTGAAGCTCTTCCTCGGGTTCGTCGATGGCCGCCCGGTGGCGACGAGCTCCATCTATCTGGAGGGGGAGGGCGCGCACATCTTCGACATCAGCACCCTGGCCGAGCACCGCAACCGGGGCTACGGCTCGGCCATCACCCTCTTCTCCCTGTCCTTCGCGCGCTCTCTCGGCGCGAAGCGCGGCGCCCTTCAGGCCTCGCCGGACGGGGTGGGCATCTATCGACGGATGGGGTTCCGGGAGGTGTGTATGTTCCGGATCTACTCCAACAAGCGGGTGCTCAGGGAGGGCAGGTCCCCAGCTCTCACAATCCCCCCGTGTGGATTTCGCGCACTTCCAGTGTCGGGAACCGAGGAGCCGGAAACGTGCTGAGTGCCATTGAAGCCATTGCAGCCCTGAAGGATTGTCTCGAGCGCGAGAAGGACCTTCCCCTCAGAGCGGTGCGAGTGACGCCAGTTGATGCAAAGGAGCTGAGGCGGCTGGAAAGCACGCTGGGCAAGGTGCTTCCAGAAGCGTACCTTCAATTCATCACTCGGCACGGTCTGTTCTGCGCGACGAATTGGCGTGGCATGGAGCGAGCCCGAATGCTGAGCCCCGCGGAGGTGTTGGAGCGCCACGAATGGAACAAGGAGTTCGTGGAGGAGGACTCGTTCGGCGACGGGGAAGAAGAGAAGGAAGCCGCCCGCCGCGAGTTGGAGGTGAGGAGGCGGCTCGTTCCATTCCAATACATCGCGGACTCGTACGTGAGCGACTTCTACAGCTTCGATACGCAACTGTGCCGGGCCAAAGGGGCGCTCATCATGCAGGCCTACCACGACGATTTCGACCTCGCGACGTGGCTCCTGGATGAGACACCCGATCTCTCTGGCTGCACCTTCGACTTCGACGAGCACATGCGCTGGGTGCTCCGAGAGTGTCTGGAGGAAGGGTCGTGGGGCCGGATGGACAAGGCTGGATAGCTGGACGCGCTCACTCGGCGAGCAACACGACGGCGCGCCCGTGGGAGAAGGGCTGGGCCACGGCGAAGCGGGGCGTCACCGCCCAGCTTCCGTCCGGGCGAACGTAGCCGAACAGGCCGCCTTCCTTCACGGCGGCCAGGCCCTCGGAGAACGCCCCATTCACCGCCTCGAAGCGGGGCTCGATGACCTGGGCCCCCTTCTTGTCGATGAAACCATAGCGCCCCTTCACCTTCACCCGGGCGAGCCCCTCGTTGAACCAGCACTCGGACAGCTCGCCCTCCCAGCAGGAGATCGTGGGCTCCAGCACCCACGTGCCGGCCTCGTCCACGAAGCCGAACGTCTTTCCCTTCTGCACCAGCGCGAGGCCCTCCGAGAACGAGGTGCTCATCGTCTCGAAGGGATAGGTGGCGAGGCACGCTCCCTTCGGGTCGATGAGGCGCCAGTACTCGCCCTTGGGGGGCTTCTTGAGTGCGACCAGCGCCTTGCCCTTCAGGAAGGGGCGGGCCAGTCCGCCTCCGAAGCCATCCAGCACCACCTCGCCCTGGGGATTGATGTAGCCGTCCGTGGCCTTTGCCCCGGAGCGCATCACCGGTGCGAGCCCCGAGCCGAAGCGGCCCACGTTCGAGTACGCGGCTCCCGCGATGACGTACCTGGTGAAGTTGGCCTTGAACGCCACTGGCAACACGAGCGTGCCCCGCGTATCGATGAAGCCCGTGTCCGTCAGCGCCAGCCCATCGCTGAAGCCCGAGAAGGCGCGCCTCACCTTCAGCGCCTGCTGTCCCTTCACGTCGACAAAGGCCCAGCCATCCCCCGCGGGCATGCGGGCCAGCCCTTCGTTGAAGGTGAAGGGCGTTCCATGGGGGCTGGGGATGACCAGTTCCCCTGTCGTGTCGATGAAGCCGTAGCGGGTGGCGGACATGGCGCGGACCCTAGCCACCGGTTCCACATCTCGTCCACGCTCGAGGCCGCGTGCGGGTATGGCATCACGTCACGGCAGCAGTGCTTCCTTCTTCAGCAGCTTGTTCGCGAGCGTGGTGTAGGACCACTTGCCCTCTTCATCCACGAGCCCCTTCTCGAGCAGCTCGCGCAGCTTGGGACCGATCTGGCTGGAGTGGCCGACGAGGTGGTGGTCCGCGCTCACCTTCCCGATGGCGTCCTCGCGGTCATCCGCCACGACGAGTCTGGCGGACAGCGTGTCGGCGTAGGTGGAATAGTCACTGTAGCCGTTCCTGGACGCACTCCAGCGCCAGCGGGGGCCGGAGCATGGGCACCGGTTTCCGGCCGTGCCGCTACGGCTTGAAGTCGAAGTAACAACTCTTCTGGAAGTACGACGTCAGCACCTCGGCGATTGTCGCGTAGACCCCCTCGGAGGGGTGCAGCTTGTCGGAGACGGTGCCGTAGAGGAAATCCTCATCCAGGGCCGTGTCCGTGTACGTCAGCAGGGGAGCCTTCAGGACGTTCTTACCGACCCGGTCTCCCGGCTTGAACGTGTCGGGTTGCGCGAACGGGGCAAAGCCTTGCTTGGCCAGGAATTTCGGGGTCAGGATCTGCCCGATATCGAAGAATTCGAGCGTCGATTTATTGAAGAGGTGCTGAATCTTCACCTGGGCGGTGACGAGCTGCGCCAGCCGGTTGTTGAAGTTGCTCGCGCCCGTCGAGATCTTCTTCCGATGATTGGTGTCCACCTTCCTCGCCTCGGCGTCCTTCTTCGGATCGAAGAAGCGAGGCATGAACTGCGGATCGGGCAGGCCGACGATGACCACGTGGGACCCTGATGCTTCGTTCAGGAGGTTCTGCGCTGTCTCGAAGACGTACTCCGCGACCTTTGGCATCGCCGACGGGTCCCGGTTGACGGTGACGACGTCGTTCGCGCCGATCCAGATGATGAAGAGGGTCTGGCTGTCGGCGAAAACGCGCGACGTGTCCTTCTTGCGATCCTCCATGTACTTCGCCACCTCGTCCTTGAGCGTCGACAGGACTCCCGAGGCAAACCAGCCCCCCCAGTCCTGGCCGTCGGAGGAGTGCAGGGCGGTGGCGCCCCCTTCCGCGTAATTGGCGAGCTCCATCTTGCCGCGGGGCCACGAACCGCCAGTCGCCAGGCGCAGATGCTTCTTCGATTTCTCCACCGTCTTCTTCACATCTTCGCGGTAGAAGAGCTCCCCGCCGACGGACTCCCAGAAGAAATCGACCCAGTTCTTCCCGTCCGAGAAGCGGCCGTAGTCGTTGAGCTTCACCTGGGGGAGATTCGATAGGGCCCGATTGTACATATTGCCAATATCGGAGCAGCTATCGCCGAAGATGATGACTCTGGAGATCTTGTACATACCCGGCCTTCCGATCGCCTGCGTTCGTAAGACAGTGGCGAGCTTAGCGTATAGGCGGGATGCGTGTATGCACCTCGCCCGGCCAACGGCACCTGTCTCTGGGAGAGGGTGTTCGGCGCCTGGGCGCGACGAGCCGGCGGAGGGGCTCCCCTCGCCCCTCCAGCCGCCTCCACATGCAGATGCTCGGGTTTAGTTGATGTAGTACCGGGCCATGAAGTTCAGGCGCGTCATGTAGCCCTTCTCCCCGGCGAGCGTCCGGCGTTCGGCCAGACTCGCCTCGAGCCCCAGGTCGACGTTCTTCATCGGCGTGAAGATGGGGCCGAAGTTGGCCTGCTGGACGAAGCGGTTGATGCCGAAGCGGCCACTGTCGAGCCCGGTCGACACGGCGAGCTCGGTGAAATCGTCGTCGAAGTGGCGCGCCATGCCGTAGACCACATTGAAGCGCAGCCAGTCGGTGGGCTTGAACTGGTAGCCGACGAGGAAGCCGAGGGCCTTCTCGAGCCGGATCCGATTGGCTTCCGTCTCGTAGAGGGCGCCCTCGGAGTAGTTGAGGTAGCGCCCCACGCCCTTACCCCCTGTCACGCCGAAGGTGAAGATGTCGCTGCCGCGGACCTTCACGAGCCCGCTGACCGCGGCGCCCCAACCGCGCCGGATCGCGTCCACCTCCTCGCCATCCTTGACGCGCAGCTCCTGCGTCACGGCGCGCGCGCTCAGCGCACCCCACTGGAAGCTCTTGTCCCAGCGCACGACGAAGTCGGGCATGCGCGACAGGCTCGAGGCCATCACGGCGCCCTCCTCATCGAGCACATAGCTCGACGAGTTCTCGAGCGCGGCGGTGAAGGTGCCCAACGACTGGGTGACGTAGGAGTAGCGGATCTGCGGTTGGCGGATGATGGTCGCGCCCACGGGCCCGTTGAAGTCCACGGTCTCGGGGTAGTTGTCGATGTCCATGAAGGTGGACCAGGTCTGACCGATGAGCAGTCCGCCGAACTGACCGTACGCATGACGCAGGCGGAAGCCGTAGCTGCTCGTCAGCTGCTGCGTGATGACGTTCCGGGGGGAGCCGTACTGCGCGGTGTCGCCGGTACGTGGCTCGTTGTTGAAGTCACCTTCGACCTTCACCCCGAGGACGCCAAAGCGGGTCGGCATGCCCGCCTCGAGCCCCACCCGTGACGTGCGGGCGTGGACGAAGTCGCGGTGCTTGCGGTTGCCCTCGGGCGTGCCTTCGAGCGGCACGTAGGGGGAGAACGTCGCGTAGTCGATGTCGGAGTTGTCGCCCTGGAAGTCGTGATTCCAGTTCAGCTCCGCCCAGCCGTAGAACCGCATCGAGATGTCCGTGCCGGGCACGCGGAAGGAGCCGGGGATGTCACCCGTGACGACCGCGTCCTCTTGTTTCACCTCGACGGCGTCGAGCCGCTCCTCCGTGGTGGCCCCGGAGGTGGCCTCGGGCCGTGCCGCCTTGAGGGCGTCCATCTCCTCGCGAAGTCGCTTCAGCTCCGCGCGCAGTGCCTCGACGTCCGAGGGCCGTGGTTCTTGCTGTGCCTGCTCGGCGGCTGGGGCGGCGGAGCCCAGGAGCAGGACCGCGGTGGAGAGCCCTGCGAACGTCCGACGCATCCTCATCACTTTCATCTCCTCGGAGCCCATACGACTGCGCTGTCTGGGTGGTTAGTGCGCGAGCTGTCCCAGGAAGCCCCGGATCCGCTCGTTCTGTTGTTTGTCGAAGAACTCGTCGGGAGGAGCCTCTTGAAGCAGGCGGCCCTGATCGAAGAACAGGATCCGATCACCCACGTCACGGGCGAAACGCATCTCGTGCGTGACGACGATCATCGTCATGCCCGAGCGGGCGATGTCCTTCATCACGTCCAGCACCTCGTTGATCATCTCGGGGTCGAGGGCGCTGGTCGGCTCGTCGAAGAGCAGGATTTTCGGCTGCATCGCCAACGAGCGCGCGATGGCCACACGCTGCTGCTGGCCGCCCGAGAGCTGGTGCGGGTGTTTGTTCGCGTGGTCCTTCAGGCCCACGCGGGCGAGCAGCTCGAGCGCCGCGCGCTGGGCGTCCTGGCGTGGAGTCTTGCGGACGCGGCGGGGCGCGAGCGTGATGTTCTCGAGCACGGTGAGGTGCGGGAACAGATTGAACTGCTGGAACACCATTCCGACCTCGCGGCGGATCGCATCGAGGTTCTTCACGTTGTCATTCAGCTCGATGCCTTCCACCACGATCCGTCCGGAGTCGTGCTTCTCGAGCCGGTTGAGCGTGCGCAGGAACGTCGACTTCCCGGAGCCGGAGGCACCGATGATGACCGCGACCTCGCCCTCGTGGAAGCGGGTGGAGACATCGCGCAGGACATGCGCGGCGCCGAAGTGTTTGTTCACGCCCTCCACGGTGATGAGCGGCGTTTGTTGCGAGGCGGTGGGGGGGGGCTGGGCGAGCGACATGTTCTTGCGTGGGCCCTCAGGACCGCTGCTCGACGTCGAGCCGCTGTTCGATGGCACCCGAGATCTGGGTCAGCACGGTCGTGAGGAAGAGGTAGATGCACGCCGTCGCGATGAACACCGGCACGGGCTGGAACGTGGCGGCCTGCACCCGGTTGCCGACGTTGGACAGCTCCACGACGCCGATGACATACGCCAGCGAGGAGTCCTTGAGCAGCGCCACCACGTTGTTCACCAGGGGCGGCAGCGCGATCTTGAAGCTCTGCGGGAACACGATGTGGAGGAAGGTCTGCGCGGGCGACAGGCCCAGGGACCGGGCCGCCTCGGTCTGCCCCTTGGGAACCGCGAGGATGCCGGCCCGGAGCGCCTCGGCGTTATAGGCTCCCACGTTCACCGCGAGCGCCGCGGCCGCCGAGTTGAAGTCCGAGAGCTGGATTCCGGGAATGAGCAGCGGCAGGGCGAGGAACACGAACAGCACCTGCACGAGCAGGGGTGTGCCGCGGATCACCCAGATGTAGAGCCCAGCCACCCAGCGCAGCGGAGGGAAGGGCGCCAGCTTCGCCAGGGCGGCGAGCACGCCGAGCACGACGCCGACCAGTCCCGCGACGAGCGTCAGCTCCACGGTGACGCGCGCACCTTCCGCGAATTCCTGAGCGGCGGGGCCGATGGGCTCGGGCACCAGTGCGAGGGGAATGGCGAGCAGCCACAAGAAAGCCACCAGTACGACGATCGCCAGGGCGATGGTGGCGCTGCTGCGCTGTTGGCGCGTCCAGGCCTGGGGCCAGACGGAGAGAAGACCGTTCATCGAGGCGTCCGGCGCACAGTGATGTCGTCTTGGCGAGCGCTCACCGGCAGCGGATGTCTTCGTTGAAGTACTTCTTGGAGAGCGCCTCGTACGTGCCGTCGGCCATGGTTTCCTGGAGGGCCTTGTTGAGGGCCTCCACGAGCGAGGTGTTGCCCTTCTTCACCGCGGGGGCAATGTGCTCGATGAACACGAAGTCGCCAATCGTCAGGCCCGCGGAGGGGGCCGACTCCAAGGCGGCCTTGGCGACGAACTTGTCCGTCACCCACGCATCCACGCGACCACTGACGAGCGCGGTGCGCGCGTCGGTATCCTTCGGGAAGTTCTTCACGTCCTTCACCTTCGCGAGCTTCTGGACGTTCTCCAGATAGGTGGTGCCCGTCTGCACCGCCACCACCTTGTCGGCGAGATCCTCCGCCTTCCGGATGGCCGGGTTCTTCGTGACGATGACCCCGCCCGAACAGTAGTGGGGATTGGAGAAGGAGACGGCCTTGGCGCGCACGGGGGTGACGCCGAACGACGCGATCACCATGTCCCAGCGATCCTGGCGCAGGCCGGCGAGGAGCGCATCGAACGCGAGCGAGCGCCACTCGATCTGGACACCCATCTTCTTGGCCAGCGCCTCCGCGAGCTCGACCTCGAATCCCGTGAGCGTCGGGCCCCGGAAGAAGTTGAAGGGAGGGAAGCCGCCTTCGGTGGCGACGATGATCTTACCGTCCTTCTTGATCTCCTCGAACGTCCGAGCCTCGACAAAGGTGGTTACGAGGCACAGCGTCAGGGCGACAAGCCGACTCAGCAATTTCATGTGAACAACCCCTCCACGGATGCAGGCGCGCGGAGACTATTGCACCCGCCCCTTTCGAAACAAGGCTGACGATCAGAACTTCTCTCCGTGTCCCGCTCGCTCCGGGCGCGCACCCGCGGCCAGCCCCCGCCTCCCCGGGAATCCACGTGGGCGAGGACGCGCTCCGCCCCGCGCGGTCGCGCGAGCCCCTCCACCCGTCCCTCGAGCTCAGGCCACGAGTCCCAATCCCAGACTCACCCACCACGAGATTCTCGCTGTTCTCTCGAAACTCTTTCCCGGCACGGGCCTGGTTTCACGACGCCTTCGGGCGCTGAGCCTTCTCCACGGAGCGGCGCACCCGACGTCGGTCCTGTCCGGATGGTTGGCGTTCGTGAAACCTTCACTGCGCCGCACGCCCGGGCATGGCCGCCCGGGTGCACCTCCGTGATGGACGCGCGGCCAGGGTGCCCGCCCCACGGGGCGTCATTTCTCGTGGTGCATTTGTATCAGACTGATATATAGGGTGGGCAGGAGATCACCGTGGCGAGAGAGAACACCTGTCAGTTCGCGATCCTGGGGATGCTGTGCCGGGAGCCCATGAGCGGTTACGGCCTGCGTCAGGCCATCGAGCGGACGGTGGGGCACTTCTGGCAGGAGAGCTACGGCAACCTGTACCCGACGCTGGAGCGGATGGAGGGGGAGGGGCTGGTCGCGCTCGACCGGGAGGAGCATTCGCCAGGCGGGCGGGTGCGCAAGGTGTACCGGGTGACGGCGGAAGGGCGGCGGGTGCTCGCGCAGTGGTTGTGCCGACCGGTGGTGCCCCACGTGGAGCGCAACGAGTTGCTGCTCAAGCTCTTCTTCGGCGCCCGGGTGGGACCGGAGGCCTCGCTGGCGCACGTGGAGCGCAGCCGGGCCGAGGCCGAGGCGCTGCTGGCCGCGCTGCGGCCCATCGACGAGGACGTCCGCCGCTCGCGCGAGGGCGACCCGGAGCTGCCCTATCTGCATCTGTCCATTCGCGCGGGATTGCTCGGACTGGAGGCGCACCTGCGCTGGTGCGACGAGGCCCGAGAGGCGCTCCAGCGGCTGGCGCACATGAAGGATTCGAAAACGAAGGAGGAGCGGTATGAGCGGTGAAGAAGGCCCGCGGCGCCTGCCGGTGTTCCTGCCCTGGCTCGCCCTGGCGGGTGGGGCCGGCATGTCGATGCTCTTGAACTCGCGCGGGTCGCTGCTGCCCGGCTGGTTGATGGGCGCCTTGCTGCTCTTCTTCGTCCGCCAGCAGCGGCCGTGGGTGGGCTTCGCCGGCATCCTCGGCGTGAACACGCTCGCCACGGGCCTGACGAACCTCGAGGTGTTCCCGGGGTCCGCTGCGGGCAGTTTCGGGATGGCCTTTGGCGGCGCGCTCTTCCTGGCGCTGGTGTTCCTGGCGGACCGGCTCATCGTGGGGCCGCGAGCGTCCTTCGCGGGGACGCTCTTCCTGCCGGCGGCGATGACGTGGGTGGAGTTCTTCGGCAGCCTGGGCAACCCGTTCGGCACCTGGGGCTCGCTGGCCTACACCCAGGCGGGCGCGCCCGTGCTGGTGCAGCTCGTGTCGGTGACGGGACTGTGGGGCCTGACGTTCCTCCTGGTGTGGTTCGCCTCCGTGGCCAACTGGGCCTTCGAGCACCGGGACGAGGGGCGCCGCGTGCTGCCCGGAGTCGCGGCGTTCGCGGGCGTGCTGGTGGCCATCCTCGCCTTCGGCGCGCTGCGGCTCGCGGGGGCGGGGAGCGTGGGCGAGCGCGTACAGGTCGCGGGCATCACGGTGGCGGGGGAGGTGGCCGCGGGACGCGAGGCGGGGCTGTCCCGGCTCATCCAGGGCGAGGTCTTTGGTGACGAGGACTGGCGGGCCTTCGCCGAGGCCTCGGGGGCGGCGAACGAGGAGTTGTTGCGCCTGTCGGCGCGCGAGGCCGGGCGAGGGGCGAAGCTCATCCTCTGGTCCGAGGGCAACGCGGTGGTGCTGGCCGAGCAACTGCCGGACCTGCTCGCGAGGGGGAGCGCCCTGGCGCGCGAGCGCGGCGTGTGGCTCGCCATGGCGGTGGCGAGC contains the following coding sequences:
- a CDS encoding GNAT family N-acetyltransferase, giving the protein MDSHLEFLFEGLIGKNTYYPAQLGQPVRVEHTANHAVIDSGHETDTFNLVISKRLGEEGPALAERICGEFNARRLPAAWWTCDELREAPLLEALERHGFVEDEADVGMLADLRELPVLNPPAGLEIKLVERPEEMEAFGRIIASLFEPPDVYVLPFYEKVARLGRLAERPLKLFLGFVDGRPVATSSIYLEGEGAHIFDISTLAEHRNRGYGSAITLFSLSFARSLGAKRGALQASPDGVGIYRRMGFREVCMFRIYSNKRVLREGRSPALTIPPCGFRALPVSGTEEPETC
- a CDS encoding ABC transporter substrate-binding protein, yielding MKLLSRLVALTLCLVTTFVEARTFEEIKKDGKIIVATEGGFPPFNFFRGPTLTGFEVELAEALAKKMGVQIEWRSLAFDALLAGLRQDRWDMVIASFGVTPVRAKAVSFSNPHYCSGGVIVTKNPAIRKAEDLADKVVAVQTGTTYLENVQKLAKVKDVKNFPKDTDARTALVSGRVDAWVTDKFVAKAALESAPSAGLTIGDFVFIEHIAPAVKKGNTSLVEALNKALQETMADGTYEALSKKYFNEDIRCR
- a CDS encoding SMI1/KNR4 family protein, giving the protein MLSAIEAIAALKDCLEREKDLPLRAVRVTPVDAKELRRLESTLGKVLPEAYLQFITRHGLFCATNWRGMERARMLSPAEVLERHEWNKEFVEEDSFGDGEEEKEAARRELEVRRRLVPFQYIADSYVSDFYSFDTQLCRAKGALIMQAYHDDFDLATWLLDETPDLSGCTFDFDEHMRWVLRECLEEGSWGRMDKAG
- a CDS encoding YopT-type cysteine protease domain-containing protein — its product is MTQKNFEELTTKCGGKYKWWNQSTYCKQVAKRHQEGVCAASSIVFLYSTFLRGHDFADSGQVEGLVKSFKEYQDAHPPLERTTVQEDDEDEDDLEMLNFGIHYDDPSRLFPLIKAHDVGDYWKFRGQWNEEKKKYESTDSKKHAKKVKKLVNGMSSKVMGRQEPTNPPLSFRKLIRWRGVENLVNLQDIESSSSQEERMPYERAELMMDKASNKQLKIVRRALLFNSKVPFSAGRLEPILSYHGCYYVHVTRHAMAAYVDRRVGKYKYFEPNAGIATFNSAEDLMEFTSAWLKDEYADRSSVGFYHFL
- a CDS encoding PadR family transcriptional regulator, giving the protein MARENTCQFAILGMLCREPMSGYGLRQAIERTVGHFWQESYGNLYPTLERMEGEGLVALDREEHSPGGRVRKVYRVTAEGRRVLAQWLCRPVVPHVERNELLLKLFFGARVGPEASLAHVERSRAEAEALLAALRPIDEDVRRSREGDPELPYLHLSIRAGLLGLEAHLRWCDEAREALQRLAHMKDSKTKEERYER
- a CDS encoding amino acid ABC transporter ATP-binding protein, whose product is MSLAQPPPTASQQTPLITVEGVNKHFGAAHVLRDVSTRFHEGEVAVIIGASGSGKSTFLRTLNRLEKHDSGRIVVEGIELNDNVKNLDAIRREVGMVFQQFNLFPHLTVLENITLAPRRVRKTPRQDAQRAALELLARVGLKDHANKHPHQLSGGQQQRVAIARSLAMQPKILLFDEPTSALDPEMINEVLDVMKDIARSGMTMIVVTHEMRFARDVGDRILFFDQGRLLQEAPPDEFFDKQQNERIRGFLGQLAH
- a CDS encoding WG repeat-containing protein, whose translation is MSATRYGFIDTTGELVIPSPHGTPFTFNEGLARMPAGDGWAFVDVKGQQALKVRRAFSGFSDGLALTDTGFIDTRGTLVLPVAFKANFTRYVIAGAAYSNVGRFGSGLAPVMRSGAKATDGYINPQGEVVLDGFGGGLARPFLKGKALVALKKPPKGEYWRLIDPKGACLATYPFETMSTSFSEGLALVQKGKTFGFVDEAGTWVLEPTISCWEGELSECWFNEGLARVKVKGRYGFIDKKGAQVIEPRFEAVNGAFSEGLAAVKEGGLFGYVRPDGSWAVTPRFAVAQPFSHGRAVVLLAE
- a CDS encoding DcaP family trimeric outer membrane transporter; protein product: MRRTFAGLSTAVLLLGSAAPAAEQAQQEPRPSDVEALRAELKRLREEMDALKAARPEATSGATTEERLDAVEVKQEDAVVTGDIPGSFRVPGTDISMRFYGWAELNWNHDFQGDNSDIDYATFSPYVPLEGTPEGNRKHRDFVHARTSRVGLEAGMPTRFGVLGVKVEGDFNNEPRTGDTAQYGSPRNVITQQLTSSYGFRLRHAYGQFGGLLIGQTWSTFMDIDNYPETVDFNGPVGATIIRQPQIRYSYVTQSLGTFTAALENSSSYVLDEEGAVMASSLSRMPDFVVRWDKSFQWGALSARAVTQELRVKDGEEVDAIRRGWGAAVSGLVKVRGSDIFTFGVTGGKGVGRYLNYSEGALYETEANRIRLEKALGFLVGYQFKPTDWLRFNVVYGMARHFDDDFTELAVSTGLDSGRFGINRFVQQANFGPIFTPMKNVDLGLEASLAERRTLAGEKGYMTRLNFMARYYIN
- a CDS encoding SGNH/GDSL hydrolase family protein — encoded protein: MYKISRVIIFGDSCSDIGNMYNRALSNLPQVKLNDYGRFSDGKNWVDFFWESVGGELFYREDVKKTVEKSKKHLRLATGGSWPRGKMELANYAEGGATALHSSDGQDWGGWFASGVLSTLKDEVAKYMEDRKKDTSRVFADSQTLFIIWIGANDVVTVNRDPSAMPKVAEYVFETAQNLLNEASGSHVVIVGLPDPQFMPRFFDPKKDAEARKVDTNHRKKISTGASNFNNRLAQLVTAQVKIQHLFNKSTLEFFDIGQILTPKFLAKQGFAPFAQPDTFKPGDRVGKNVLKAPLLTYTDTALDEDFLYGTVSDKLHPSEGVYATIAEVLTSYFQKSCYFDFKP
- a CDS encoding apolipoprotein N-acyltransferase; translated protein: MSGEEGPRRLPVFLPWLALAGGAGMSMLLNSRGSLLPGWLMGALLLFFVRQQRPWVGFAGILGVNTLATGLTNLEVFPGSAAGSFGMAFGGALFLALVFLADRLIVGPRASFAGTLFLPAAMTWVEFFGSLGNPFGTWGSLAYTQAGAPVLVQLVSVTGLWGLTFLLVWFASVANWAFEHRDEGRRVLPGVAAFAGVLVAILAFGALRLAGAGSVGERVQVAGITVAGEVAAGREAGLSRLIQGEVFGDEDWRAFAEASGAANEELLRLSAREAGRGAKLILWSEGNAVVLAEQLPDLLARGSALARERGVWLAMAVASLEPSAERMLRNELILVGPEGSVAWRYVKARPVPGWEADHSIPGSPEVPVLRDSGVGNVGGAICFDGDFPAQFAGPTARGLELLLLPASDWRSISSLHMRQAVFRAVEQGFSMLRQANQGTSVAVDGYGRVYGELDHFTTEERVLRAELPVGRVPTLYARIGDAVGALSGLVALGWVGWAIVGGLARRWRARERLHAQPDA
- a CDS encoding amino acid ABC transporter permease translates to MNGLLSVWPQAWTRQQRSSATIALAIVVLVAFLWLLAIPLALVPEPIGPAAQEFAEGARVTVELTLVAGLVGVVLGVLAALAKLAPFPPLRWVAGLYIWVIRGTPLLVQVLFVFLALPLLIPGIQLSDFNSAAAALAVNVGAYNAEALRAGILAVPKGQTEAARSLGLSPAQTFLHIVFPQSFKIALPPLVNNVVALLKDSSLAYVIGVVELSNVGNRVQAATFQPVPVFIATACIYLFLTTVLTQISGAIEQRLDVEQRS